In Lactococcus protaetiae, the genomic window AATAAAATGGCTCAAAATAACCTTCTCTATGCGGTAAGACTCGCTCATACCTTTAAAGAAAATCAAGAAGAAGCAAAAATTTGGCAGCTAGCTGCCGATCAAATGTATTTTGGATATGACGAAACAAGCAAAATTACCAAGCAAGACGATAGCTTTTTGGATAAAGAAGTATGGGATTTTGCACACACTCCAAAAGAAAACTATCCGCTACTTCTTCATTATCACCCCATGAAAATTTACAAACATCAGGTACTCAAACAAGCCGATACAATTCTTGCTCATATGCTTTTTGCTGAGGATAAAGCACAGGTGGCACGTGATTTTGATTTTTATGAGCCATTGACGACGCATGATAGTAGTTTATCAAGAGCTATTCATGGTGTTGTAGCAAGCCGTCTAGGACGTACCCAGCAAGCCTATGATTTCTTTGCTGATAGTGCAACAATGGATCTTTCGGATATGCAAGGGAATGCAAGTCACGGCATACATGCAGCAAATATGGGTGGGACTTGGTTAGGATTAATCTATGGTTTTGCAGGATTGCATATTGACAATGGTGAATTAAAAATAGAAAATCATTTACCAAAACAAATCAAAGCTTTAAGATTTAACATCCTATATCAAGGAAAGTTACAAAGTTTTGAGTTAAAAAATGAAAAGAACTGAATATTGATGGAGGAATGTAATGTTTAAAGCAGTTTTATTTGACTTGGATGGTGTAATTACAGATACAGCAGAGTACCATTTCCGAGCTTGGAAGGCATTGGCAGAGGAAATAGGAATTGACGGTGTGGATCGTGCATTTAATGAACAGTTGAAAGGTGTTTCCAGAGAAGATTCTCTGAAAAAAATTTTGGCGTTAGGAAATAAAACAGTGTCAGATGAAGCGTTTGCATCGCTTGCGAAACGTAAAAATGATAACTACGTTGAAATGATTCAAGATGTATCGCCTCAAGATGTTTATCCAGGTATTTTGACTTTGTTGAAAGACTTGCGGAGTCATGGGATTAAAATTGCCCTAGCATCTGCATCTAAAAATGGTCCATTTTTGTTGGAGAGAATGGGTTTGACAGATTATTTTGATGCGATTGCAGACCCGTCAGAAGTTGCGGCTTCAAAACCAGCTCCAGATATTTTCATTGCGGCAGCGCACGCAGTAGGTGTTAATCCAGAGGATTCCATTGGCTTAGAGGACTCTCAAGCTGGGATTCAGGCGATTAAGGATTCTGGGGCATTGGCGATTGGTGTTGGTCGTCCAGAAGATTTGGGAGAGGATATTGTTGTTGTGCCGGACACTTCACATTATACGTTTGATTTTTTGAAAGAAACTTTTGAAAAATGATAAGTATTACGATTTTTGGAGATAGTATCACAGCAGGATATAGTCGTGAAGCAGGAATGCCACGAATTGCTCCTATTCTAAAAGAGAGGCTTGAAGCAAGACTGACAGAGCTTCAAGTTCAAAGTGAGGTCTTGCTTTGTGGTGTGTGTGGTGAGGATACTGATGAGGCGCTACTTCGTCTGAAAGTTGTGATAGATTTACAAAGTGATTGGACGATTCTCTTTTTTGGAGCAAATGATGCTGCCACTGATCACACAGTTTCTCCGGAGCGTTTTTATAAAAATCTTCAAGTGATGGTAGAGAATTTTGGAGTGGATAAGGTTGTCATTGTTAGCCCGCCTTATCATAATGATAGGGTAGAAAACCAGTTGAGAAATAATGAACTCGTTCATCAATTTTGCGAATCTGCAAAACGTGTCGCTAGTGATTTTGAGGTTCCATTCCTCAATCTTTATCAGGAAATGTGTGAAACAAAAGAACCAGAGCAGTTGTTACAGAGTGATGGTCTGCATTTTTCAAGACAAGGCTATGAGTTACTAGCAGAGAAACTCTCATTACTTCTGGCTAATTTGTAAATAATGAAGTTGAGACTTATTCAGCGGGAGTTTCGTAAAACATTTGTCCGTTTTATCTAGCAGCTAAGCAAACGGACAAATGTTTATCGCGTAGCTGCAAGGCGGAGATAGCACGCACTTACTTCGATAAAAAACCGCCATTTTGACACGGCGGTTTTTAGTTTATCAACTTATTGATTCTTGGTTAGCCCACAAATCCATAGACAGAAATAAACATGAGGGCTGCTGCAACGAGAACGAAGAGATGCCAAACAACGTGAGCAAAGGGGAATTTGAAGTGATAAATAAGAGCCCCAACAGAATAGATGACACCACCGATAACTAATAACCAGAACGCCAGTGGATTCAGAGCATTCCAAAGCGGATAAATCTCAATCAAAATCATCCAACCCATCACGACATATAAAATTGTAGAGAGTTTTGGTGTTTTTCCCCATTTTGGTAGATAAATTGAGGTCAGTACAATACCTAGAATGGCACATATCCAAATGATAGTAAGTACAATCCAACCGAGCCAATTATTGAGCGCGACAAGGCAATAAGGGGTGTAAGTTCCAGCGATTAAAAAATAAATGCCATTATGGTCAAAGACACGAAAGACCTTGACTGCTCGTGTAAAATGTAAACTATGAGCAAGGGTAGAGCAAAGAAATAGAATGATTAAGGCAGCACCATAAATTGAAAAAGCTGTAACTTCAAGTGCGGAACCCGATTCAACGCCTTTCAAAATGAGTAAAATAAGTGCTACGATAGCTAAAATAGTTCCCGCCCCGTGAGTAATTGCGTTGAAGACTTCATTTAGGATTTGATAAGTTTTTGATTCATAAGTTTTCATGGGTAAAATGGCTTCTATTGAGAAGCGCTCTCCTTTGGAGGTAAGATACATTTTCAGCTATAGTATAAGAATTTCAGTGGCAATCAGCTAGATGAAACAATCACAACTAGAGAAAAAAGCAAAAATTTCAGTATAGGATGTAATTGAACAGATATGAGATAGTGTCTATTTTCTTGCTTGATCTTGATGTAAGGTTAAGGTGCAAGTATAAATATTAAGACTCTATAGGATTGAAAATATAAGGAAAGAATTGTTGGGTAAGATTAATGTTGCCTTAGTCTGAGCTTTGTCTGCTCTGCCTATCACTTTAAAGCGATATTTTAAACAAAGCAAAACAAATTGCCTTGTAAGCTTTGGATAATTTTAACCTTTTTTGTTCTTTCCACCTGAAAATTTGTTATAATATATGATAGCACAAATTGTATAGAAAAGGAATTGGACTTTGTCGTTTGCCATAATGGATTAAACTAAAAGAGTTCAAGTAGTAATTATGCCAATAAAAATTGTGACAGATTCATCCATTACGATTGAGCCGGAACTTGCGCGTGAACTGGACATTACGATTGTCCCATTATCAGTGACGATTGATGGAACAATGTATTCAGACGATGACCTGAGTTTTGAGGATTTCATGGTCAAGATGGCCGCAACAAGGAGTTTGCCTAAAACAAGTCAGCCACCAGTTGGGGTTTTTGCTGAAGTTTATGAAAATATTGCAACTAAAGACGATGAGATTATTTCTATTCATTTGACAGAGGCTTTATCAGGAACAGTTGAAGCCGCACGTCAGGGAGGGATGCTTTCTGGTCGTGATGTAACGGTGATTGATAGTGATTTTACTGACCAAGCTCAGAAATTCCAAGTGGTTGAAGCCGCAAGACTTGCAAAGTTAGGCTTGAGCAAAAATGAAATTTTAGAGAAAATCAAACATATTCGCGAATCAACGGAGCTGTATATTGGTTTTTCAACATTGGAAAATTTGGTTAAAGGTGGTCGAGTAAGCCGTATGACGGGGCTTTTTGGTAGCCTTTTAAATGTTCGAGTGATTGGAACTTTGAAAGATAGAGAGTTAAGCACAATTTTGCGAGGTCGAGGAAACAAGACTTTTTACAAATGGCTTGAGGAACTTACTGACCATATGAGTACGTCGGGTAGAAAAATACGAGAAATTGCAATTTCACACGCACAAGGACTTGAGTTTTCTCAGAAAGCAAGGGATGTTTTGCAA contains:
- a CDS encoding GDSL-type esterase/lipase family protein; its protein translation is MISITIFGDSITAGYSREAGMPRIAPILKERLEARLTELQVQSEVLLCGVCGEDTDEALLRLKVVIDLQSDWTILFFGANDAATDHTVSPERFYKNLQVMVENFGVDKVVIVSPPYHNDRVENQLRNNELVHQFCESAKRVASDFEVPFLNLYQEMCETKEPEQLLQSDGLHFSRQGYELLAEKLSLLLANL
- a CDS encoding DegV family protein, which encodes MPIKIVTDSSITIEPELARELDITIVPLSVTIDGTMYSDDDLSFEDFMVKMAATRSLPKTSQPPVGVFAEVYENIATKDDEIISIHLTEALSGTVEAARQGGMLSGRDVTVIDSDFTDQAQKFQVVEAARLAKLGLSKNEILEKIKHIRESTELYIGFSTLENLVKGGRVSRMTGLFGSLLNVRVIGTLKDRELSTILRGRGNKTFYKWLEELTDHMSTSGRKIREIAISHAQGLEFSQKARDVLQKFVEKPISIMDTNTTIATHTGPGAWAIMIDYE
- the pgmB gene encoding beta-phosphoglucomutase, which translates into the protein MFKAVLFDLDGVITDTAEYHFRAWKALAEEIGIDGVDRAFNEQLKGVSREDSLKKILALGNKTVSDEAFASLAKRKNDNYVEMIQDVSPQDVYPGILTLLKDLRSHGIKIALASASKNGPFLLERMGLTDYFDAIADPSEVAASKPAPDIFIAAAHAVGVNPEDSIGLEDSQAGIQAIKDSGALAIGVGRPEDLGEDIVVVPDTSHYTFDFLKETFEK
- the trhA gene encoding PAQR family membrane homeostasis protein TrhA, translating into MKTYESKTYQILNEVFNAITHGAGTILAIVALILLILKGVESGSALEVTAFSIYGAALIILFLCSTLAHSLHFTRAVKVFRVFDHNGIYFLIAGTYTPYCLVALNNWLGWIVLTIIWICAILGIVLTSIYLPKWGKTPKLSTILYVVMGWMILIEIYPLWNALNPLAFWLLVIGGVIYSVGALIYHFKFPFAHVVWHLFVLVAAALMFISVYGFVG